Proteins found in one Xenopus laevis strain J_2021 chromosome 1L, Xenopus_laevis_v10.1, whole genome shotgun sequence genomic segment:
- the c4orf48.L gene encoding neuropeptide-like protein C4orf48 homolog — protein sequence MPSRSTSRCIYSMLFLMLTMGLPFMKLVSADEPSGTTIPPESRPCVDCHAFEFMQRALQDLKKTAYNLDSRTETLLLKVERRSLCDCITAEGLS from the exons ATGCCTTCCAGAAGCACATCAAGGTGCATCTACTCCATGCTCTTCCTCATGCTAACGATGGGGCTGCCGTTCATGAAGCTGGTCTCAGCGGATGAACCCTCTGGAACCACTATCCCCCCTGAAA GTCGCCCCTGTGTTGATTGCCATGCCTTTGAATTCATGCAGAGAGCACTGCAAGACCTGAAAAAGACAGCATACAATCTGGACTCACGG ACAGAGACCCTTCTGCTTAAGGTGGAGCGGAGAAGCCTCTGTGACTGCATCACCGCCGAGGGCTTGAGCTGA